One region of Paenibacillus polymyxa M1 genomic DNA includes:
- the coaD gene encoding pantetheine-phosphate adenylyltransferase yields MIEHKPRVAVYPGTFDPVTMGHQDIIQRAARQFDLLIVAVLNNISKNPLFSLEERMELLRTVTRDIPNVEVDSFRDLTANYVRQKGAQVIVRGIRSVTDFEYELQLASTNHKLNPDAETIFMMTNPAYSYLSSSMVKEIAHFDGKVVDLVSPEVEDALRAKVSANRGGSTMKS; encoded by the coding sequence CGGGAACCTTTGATCCCGTGACGATGGGGCATCAGGATATTATTCAAAGAGCGGCCCGACAGTTTGATTTACTGATTGTCGCGGTTCTTAACAATATTAGTAAAAATCCGCTGTTTTCACTTGAGGAGCGAATGGAGCTGCTGCGGACGGTAACTCGCGATATTCCGAACGTTGAAGTGGACAGCTTTCGTGATTTGACAGCTAATTATGTACGTCAAAAAGGGGCTCAGGTTATTGTCAGAGGAATCCGGTCAGTGACCGATTTTGAATATGAGCTGCAATTGGCCTCTACAAATCATAAGCTGAACCCGGATGCGGAAACGATCTTTATGATGACCAATCCGGCTTATTCATATCTGAGTTCCAGTATGGTGAAGGAAATTGCGCATTTTGATGGCAAGGTCGTAGATCTGGTGTCACCAGAGGTGGAAGACGCACTGCGTGCAAAGGTTAGCGCGAATCGCGGTGGCTCCACCATGAAGTCATAA
- a CDS encoding nucleoside recognition protein produces MQKETRPAPYWTTLLLGLGAILLVVAIVASPEEVFQASTQGLKLWWSIIFPAMLPFLMLSEMLIAFGLVHGLGVLLEPFMRFWFRLPGRSGWVLALGLTAGFPAAAEAVRQWAQQEDMTPLQLRRLTAIAHFCNPITILLVIGTGLLHNAAVGGLLLAVHWISGLLAGWITARLPESSRKSKKRETPAAIRRASVSRTTTSLIRSAWEATRSAKERDGRSFGKLLGETVSHAVQTLMVTGGFIIFFSVLIRLLTLYSGQVTLSMVWPAWMEIHLGSYEISRLPNDLRTQAALISAVLGWGGLCGWLQITAVTRPSDKGITFTLSRVLHGIIAFGLTLAAWTPLSHIVSNTIPAYISRSSVSSFSESVNDSGVQSVMVGASSLLTQIEGTSMYPWQLTVLSVVLLSTIILALLAVSFMTSWWSHRDSR; encoded by the coding sequence ATGCAAAAGGAAACCCGCCCTGCTCCTTATTGGACAACCTTGCTGCTTGGCCTCGGAGCCATTTTGCTTGTAGTGGCTATTGTCGCCTCACCAGAAGAAGTATTTCAAGCCTCTACCCAGGGGCTTAAGTTATGGTGGAGCATTATTTTCCCGGCCATGCTGCCCTTTTTGATGCTATCTGAAATGCTCATCGCCTTTGGTCTGGTACATGGTCTAGGTGTTCTGCTGGAGCCGTTCATGCGATTTTGGTTTCGGCTGCCGGGACGAAGCGGCTGGGTGTTGGCCCTCGGCCTAACTGCGGGATTCCCGGCTGCTGCGGAAGCGGTACGCCAATGGGCACAGCAGGAGGATATGACCCCGCTTCAGCTTCGACGTCTGACCGCTATCGCTCATTTCTGCAATCCGATTACGATCCTGCTCGTCATTGGCACAGGACTGCTGCACAATGCTGCTGTAGGCGGGCTGTTACTTGCCGTTCACTGGATTTCTGGGCTGCTGGCAGGCTGGATCACAGCCAGATTACCTGAATCGTCCAGAAAATCGAAAAAACGGGAAACGCCAGCTGCCATCCGGCGCGCTTCTGTTTCCCGCACTACCACCTCTCTGATCCGATCCGCATGGGAAGCTACCCGCTCTGCCAAAGAACGGGACGGTCGCAGTTTTGGAAAACTGTTAGGCGAAACCGTATCCCATGCTGTACAGACGCTGATGGTGACAGGTGGATTCATTATTTTCTTTTCCGTACTGATTCGGCTGCTAACCCTATACTCAGGTCAAGTGACGCTTTCTATGGTGTGGCCTGCCTGGATGGAAATCCATCTGGGTTCCTATGAAATCAGCCGTCTGCCCAACGATCTCCGTACACAAGCAGCGCTGATCAGCGCTGTGTTAGGCTGGGGCGGCTTGTGCGGCTGGCTTCAAATTACCGCCGTCACCAGACCTTCCGACAAGGGCATCACCTTCACCTTATCACGAGTGCTCCATGGGATCATTGCTTTTGGACTGACCTTGGCGGCATGGACTCCGCTTAGCCACATTGTCAGTAATACAATTCCTGCTTACATCAGTCGCAGTTCTGTATCTTCTTTTTCGGAAAGTGTAAATGACTCTGGTGTACAATCTGTCATGGTCGGAGCCAGCAGTTTATTAACACAAATAGAAGGAACATCCATGTACCCCTGGCAACTGACCGTACTGTCCGTCGTACTTCTAAGTACGATTATACTTGCTCTGCTCGCCGTTTCCTTTATGACTTCATGGTGGAGCCACCGCGATTCGCGCTAA
- a CDS encoding SepM family pheromone-processing serine protease: protein MMQINRKRAFFTTGYVLILAAMVYVLVYMPTPYLIYGPGGANEIKPMVKVQEGDSSERGSFMMTTVSARYANVIMLAMSKLDSNSEIQRKEDRLHGRSEDEYAAEQVWYMGDSQSSAMEAAYTRAHVPYRIVPDYVYVFKVPGPNSVFEPGDEILELNGTRVTDNHSIRKALEDEKPGTLAKVKLKRDGKLLAVQAPLTTITDSETGKERSGFGVSIATVQKVEPKDGRKTIHFTSTDVGGPSAGLMFTMEIYNQLTPGDLSKGYRVAGTGTIDKDGQVGAIGGAKYKIVAAERQGAELFFVPADNYKEAKAKAEQIGTQMKLVPVRKLGDALNYMEKLPIKP, encoded by the coding sequence ATGATGCAAATTAACCGGAAAAGAGCCTTTTTTACAACCGGTTATGTCTTAATACTGGCTGCAATGGTCTATGTGCTGGTTTATATGCCAACCCCTTATCTGATCTATGGACCAGGTGGGGCAAACGAGATCAAGCCGATGGTTAAAGTACAGGAAGGGGATAGCAGCGAACGGGGGAGTTTTATGATGACGACGGTATCGGCGAGATATGCCAATGTCATCATGCTAGCTATGTCCAAGCTGGACAGCAACTCGGAGATTCAGCGCAAAGAGGATCGTCTGCATGGCAGAAGTGAAGATGAATATGCAGCAGAGCAGGTATGGTATATGGGGGATTCCCAATCTTCCGCGATGGAGGCTGCCTATACCCGTGCTCATGTTCCCTATCGCATTGTGCCGGATTATGTGTATGTATTTAAGGTTCCGGGACCAAACAGCGTGTTTGAGCCCGGAGATGAAATATTAGAGTTGAACGGTACGAGGGTAACTGATAATCATTCCATTCGGAAGGCCTTGGAGGATGAGAAACCGGGGACGTTGGCTAAAGTGAAGCTAAAGCGCGATGGAAAGTTGCTGGCAGTGCAAGCTCCATTAACAACCATCACGGACAGTGAGACGGGAAAAGAACGTTCCGGGTTTGGTGTCAGTATTGCCACGGTACAGAAGGTAGAGCCGAAGGATGGACGTAAAACGATTCATTTTACATCCACGGATGTCGGTGGTCCTTCAGCAGGTTTGATGTTTACTATGGAAATCTATAACCAGCTGACACCAGGTGACTTAAGTAAGGGATATCGTGTAGCCGGTACGGGTACTATTGATAAGGACGGTCAGGTTGGAGCGATTGGTGGTGCCAAGTATAAAATTGTCGCTGCTGAACGTCAGGGCGCGGAATTGTTTTTCGTCCCGGCGGATAATTATAAAGAGGCTAAAGCCAAAGCAGAGCAAATCGGAACCCAGATGAAGCTTGTCCCGGTTCGCAAGCTTGGCGATGCGCTGAATTATATGGAAAAGCTGCCTATTAAACCATAA
- a CDS encoding nucleotidyltransferase produces the protein MKTLGIIVEYNPLHNGHVHHWKESLRITGAQRTVAVMSGPFLQRGEPAITDKWSRTEMALAMGVDLVLELPVAYAVQPAEWFARGAVTLLCATGIVDALCFGSESGDIAPLHTLARVLAAEPAELKAGIAQRLSKGASYPAAYAGAAAALAAEGADGAALAALMQQPNNTLGLHYLIALERLGSTIKPFTVARTGSGYHEAVAPEDGVIASATAIRRLLLDGGPEAASPYVPAATLEILQREWQEERAPLHWEAFCQPLLNALITRSPQQLAELHEVTEGLEHRLQQSLYTLPQPSVEALFAAVKTKRYTRTKLQRMCTHILLNHAKADMTPAELAKGPGYIRVLGFNRAGRKLLAQMKDTAALPVWVKPSAGSHAHLDWDTAAAAIHAAGMPRPAIRHMYADYLRPPVMV, from the coding sequence TTGAAAACACTCGGTATCATTGTAGAGTATAATCCCCTGCATAACGGACATGTCCATCACTGGAAGGAGTCTCTTCGTATCACTGGTGCACAGCGCACGGTGGCTGTGATGAGTGGTCCCTTCCTTCAACGAGGCGAACCCGCGATTACAGACAAATGGTCGCGCACCGAAATGGCACTCGCCATGGGCGTAGACCTGGTTCTGGAGCTGCCTGTAGCCTATGCTGTCCAGCCCGCAGAATGGTTTGCCCGCGGCGCGGTGACCTTGCTGTGCGCGACGGGCATCGTCGACGCGCTCTGCTTCGGCAGCGAGAGCGGAGACATCGCCCCGCTGCACACGCTGGCCCGTGTGCTGGCGGCAGAGCCGGCCGAACTCAAGGCCGGCATCGCCCAGCGCCTGAGCAAGGGCGCGAGCTATCCCGCCGCCTACGCGGGAGCCGCAGCCGCGCTGGCGGCCGAAGGAGCGGACGGCGCTGCGCTCGCCGCTCTTATGCAGCAGCCCAACAATACGCTGGGGCTGCATTACTTGATTGCGCTGGAACGACTGGGCAGCACGATCAAGCCCTTCACGGTAGCCCGCACGGGATCGGGCTACCACGAAGCCGTGGCTCCTGAGGACGGAGTCATCGCCAGCGCCACGGCCATCCGCCGTCTATTGCTGGACGGCGGGCCGGAGGCCGCATCGCCGTACGTACCTGCGGCGACCCTGGAGATTTTACAGCGCGAGTGGCAAGAAGAACGCGCGCCGCTGCATTGGGAAGCGTTCTGCCAGCCACTGCTGAACGCCCTGATCACGCGGAGCCCGCAGCAGCTGGCGGAGCTGCACGAGGTCACCGAAGGACTGGAGCACCGTCTGCAGCAATCGCTGTACACGCTGCCCCAGCCCTCTGTGGAGGCTCTGTTTGCCGCTGTCAAGACAAAACGCTATACTCGTACGAAGCTTCAGCGAATGTGTACACATATTTTGCTGAATCATGCCAAAGCCGATATGACTCCCGCTGAGCTGGCGAAAGGTCCCGGCTATATCCGCGTGCTCGGCTTTAACAGGGCTGGACGCAAGCTGCTGGCGCAAATGAAAGACACAGCCGCCCTGCCAGTATGGGTCAAGCCGTCTGCCGGGTCACATGCCCATCTGGACTGGGATACTGCCGCCGCCGCCATACATGCAGCCGGGATGCCGCGTCCCGCCATCCGTCACATGTATGCTGATTACTTGCGGCCCCCCGTTATGGTTTAA
- a CDS encoding YceD family protein, producing the protein MQLFFRKVATSDGPFPIRESLNVSELVDDRADVTAVSPLETDLVAVSLGQGSMSVEGKLTAGLDMLCSRCLSPMHEDLKIEFRERFKQTSSSSVEEEDEDGDFIAVTEDSFDIAPYCEELFVLHVPFAPVCSEDCQGIAPAAGQDWSLGSDDSNDGDTEKIDPRLAGLKDFFK; encoded by the coding sequence ATGCAACTATTTTTTCGCAAAGTAGCAACAAGTGACGGTCCCTTTCCTATCCGTGAATCTCTTAATGTGAGTGAATTGGTGGATGATCGTGCTGATGTTACAGCCGTTTCCCCGCTGGAGACCGACTTGGTCGCCGTTAGTCTGGGCCAAGGCTCGATGAGTGTGGAAGGCAAGTTGACCGCAGGTCTGGACATGCTTTGCTCACGCTGTTTGAGCCCGATGCACGAGGATTTGAAAATTGAATTCCGTGAACGGTTTAAGCAAACCTCATCTTCAAGTGTTGAAGAGGAGGATGAAGATGGCGATTTTATCGCAGTGACGGAGGATTCCTTCGACATTGCACCGTATTGTGAAGAACTGTTTGTACTGCATGTGCCGTTTGCGCCTGTATGCAGTGAGGATTGTCAGGGCATCGCGCCAGCGGCCGGACAAGACTGGAGCCTTGGCTCCGATGACAGTAACGATGGTGATACGGAAAAGATTGATCCGCGTCTGGCAGGGCTTAAGGATTTTTTTAAATGA
- the rpmF gene encoding 50S ribosomal protein L32, which translates to MAVPQRRTSKTRRDKRRTHFKLEVPGMVKCSECGELKLAHHVCKVCGTYKAREIISQ; encoded by the coding sequence ATGGCAGTACCTCAACGGAGAACATCCAAAACTCGTCGCGACAAACGTCGTACTCACTTTAAACTGGAAGTACCAGGTATGGTGAAATGCTCCGAATGTGGCGAATTGAAACTTGCTCACCATGTGTGCAAAGTTTGCGGAACGTACAAAGCTAGAGAGATCATCTCTCAATAA
- the fapR gene encoding transcription factor FapR — protein MPKRQRQQRLTQLIDDNPFVTDQELTRQLKVSIQTIRLDRMELGIPELRERLKLMAERSYDQVRSLPLHEVIGDIVDLQLDRSGISIFEIKEEHTFSRTGIARGHYVFAQANSLAVAVINDEIALTASADIRFVRPVHLGEKCIAKAYVRSNPEQKGKAKVEVFAYVGEEMVFQGNFVIYRSTEEEYSEGGSQHADRH, from the coding sequence TTGCCGAAGAGACAGAGACAGCAACGGCTGACTCAATTAATTGATGATAATCCGTTCGTGACGGATCAGGAATTGACAAGACAGCTGAAGGTAAGCATTCAGACCATTCGGCTGGACCGGATGGAACTGGGGATTCCGGAATTGCGGGAGCGGTTAAAGCTGATGGCTGAGCGCTCCTACGATCAGGTTCGTTCCTTGCCTTTACATGAAGTAATTGGGGACATCGTTGATCTCCAGTTGGATCGAAGTGGTATTTCGATTTTTGAAATTAAAGAGGAACATACTTTTTCACGCACAGGCATTGCACGAGGACATTATGTGTTTGCGCAGGCCAATTCATTGGCCGTTGCCGTAATTAACGATGAGATAGCATTGACCGCTTCAGCGGATATTCGCTTTGTTCGTCCGGTTCATTTGGGTGAAAAATGTATTGCCAAGGCATATGTACGCTCAAATCCAGAACAAAAAGGAAAGGCCAAAGTGGAAGTGTTTGCCTACGTAGGAGAAGAAATGGTGTTCCAAGGCAACTTTGTCATTTATCGCTCCACGGAGGAAGAGTATAGCGAAGGAGGAAGTCAGCATGCGGATCGCCATTGA
- the plsX gene encoding phosphate acyltransferase PlsX, with translation MRIAIDAMGGDNAPEATVEGALSAAAEWKDTDITLVGDRERIESVLNGRALPTNLTIRHASETIDAQDEPVKTVRRKKDASMVVAGRMVREGEADAMISAGNTGALMTTGLLVVGRMEGIERPALAPMIPTIDDQGILALDLGANMDAKPEHLAQYALMGSLYRQKVHGLASPRVGLLNVGTEAGKGNELTKLAFPLIEQLPVNFVGNVESRDVLTGNCDVLVCDGFAGNIMLKSLEGTAGAIFSLLKEQFTKSLKTKLAAALIMPELRGLKGKLDYKEHGGAPLLGLSGLVLKSHGSSDGIAVKNAVRQARTALQNRLVESISKEISRK, from the coding sequence ATGCGGATCGCCATTGATGCCATGGGGGGAGATAATGCTCCTGAGGCGACAGTAGAGGGCGCGTTATCTGCGGCGGCGGAATGGAAGGATACAGACATTACGCTGGTTGGTGACCGGGAACGGATTGAATCGGTTTTGAACGGCAGGGCGCTGCCGACGAACCTCACCATTCGCCATGCGTCCGAAACGATAGATGCGCAGGACGAGCCTGTAAAGACAGTGCGGCGTAAAAAGGATGCCTCAATGGTCGTAGCGGGTCGAATGGTTAGAGAAGGTGAAGCGGATGCCATGATATCCGCAGGTAATACAGGCGCTCTGATGACTACAGGATTGCTAGTGGTTGGAAGAATGGAGGGCATTGAACGTCCGGCTCTCGCGCCGATGATACCAACGATTGATGATCAAGGTATACTGGCGCTGGACTTGGGGGCCAATATGGATGCCAAGCCTGAACATCTTGCCCAATATGCACTGATGGGGAGCTTGTACCGTCAGAAGGTTCACGGATTGGCTTCTCCAAGAGTGGGTCTGCTGAATGTTGGGACTGAAGCAGGAAAAGGCAACGAACTGACAAAGTTGGCATTTCCACTTATTGAGCAGTTACCTGTCAATTTTGTGGGGAATGTTGAATCCCGAGATGTGTTAACTGGAAATTGTGATGTATTGGTGTGTGACGGATTCGCCGGAAACATTATGCTAAAATCGCTAGAGGGAACAGCTGGAGCGATATTTTCTCTCCTTAAAGAGCAGTTCACCAAATCCTTAAAGACCAAGCTTGCAGCGGCCTTGATTATGCCTGAGCTTCGGGGTCTGAAGGGGAAACTGGATTATAAAGAGCACGGCGGGGCTCCTTTGTTGGGGTTGAGCGGACTCGTCTTAAAAAGTCACGGTTCGTCTGATGGCATTGCCGTCAAAAATGCGGTAAGGCAGGCTCGTACGGCCTTGCAAAACCGGTTGGTGGAAAGTATATCCAAGGAAATCAGCAGGAAGTGA
- a CDS encoding beta-ketoacyl-ACP synthase III, with amino-acid sequence MNKLRPVGVIGTGKYVPEKILTNKDLEEIVETSDEWIVSRTGIQERHIAAPEQATSDLAYEAAVKALESAGMTAQDLDLIIVATVTPDMAFPSTACILQDKLGAKGAAAFDLSAACSGFVYGLATATSFIKTGIYNNALIIGADCLSRITDYTDRNTCVLFGDGAGAVVIGEVPEGRGFQSFDLGAEGAGGTLLKLEAGGSRLPASADTLENKQHYIYMNGREVFKFAVRVMGTATVDVLEKAGMSKDDIDLFVPHQANIRIIQSAMQRLDLPEEKVVINVNKYANTSAASIPLALVEAAEEGRMKEGDRILMVGFGGGLTWGASVLIW; translated from the coding sequence ATGAATAAATTACGGCCGGTTGGTGTTATCGGAACAGGGAAATACGTACCTGAGAAAATTCTGACCAATAAAGATTTGGAAGAAATCGTTGAAACAAGTGATGAGTGGATTGTTAGCCGTACAGGGATTCAGGAGCGCCATATTGCTGCTCCAGAGCAGGCTACATCTGATTTGGCTTATGAAGCAGCAGTTAAGGCGTTGGAGTCTGCGGGTATGACGGCACAAGATCTGGACCTGATTATAGTAGCTACGGTTACACCAGATATGGCGTTTCCGTCAACTGCTTGCATTCTTCAGGACAAGTTGGGGGCCAAAGGCGCAGCGGCTTTCGATTTGTCTGCTGCATGCTCGGGTTTTGTGTACGGGCTGGCTACGGCAACGAGTTTCATTAAGACAGGTATTTATAACAATGCGTTAATTATTGGTGCAGACTGCCTTTCCCGGATTACAGATTATACTGACCGCAACACCTGCGTTCTTTTCGGAGATGGAGCAGGAGCTGTAGTGATTGGTGAAGTACCTGAAGGTAGAGGATTCCAATCCTTTGATCTGGGGGCTGAAGGCGCTGGAGGCACCTTGCTCAAGTTGGAAGCTGGGGGCTCACGTTTGCCTGCGAGTGCGGATACACTGGAAAATAAACAGCACTATATTTATATGAACGGACGCGAAGTGTTCAAGTTCGCGGTTCGCGTTATGGGAACAGCAACGGTTGATGTGTTGGAAAAAGCTGGGATGTCCAAAGACGACATCGATCTGTTCGTTCCGCATCAAGCCAATATCCGAATCATCCAATCCGCAATGCAACGTTTGGATTTACCAGAGGAAAAGGTAGTTATTAATGTTAATAAATATGCGAATACATCCGCAGCATCTATTCCTCTCGCTCTTGTGGAAGCAGCTGAGGAAGGCCGCATGAAGGAAGGCGACCGTATACTAATGGTGGGCTTTGGCGGCGGTTTGACCTGGGGTGCGTCGGTTCTTATCTGGTAA
- the fabD gene encoding ACP S-malonyltransferase yields the protein MGKTAFIFPGQGSQAVGMAKDAYEAVPAATEVFRKADERLGFALSTLIFEGPDTALKQTSNTQPALLTASIALYEAFKEKGIRPDYVAGHSLGEYSALVASGVLTFEDAVETVRARGQFMEQAIPDGQGGMAAVLGADREALAALCRDITESGQLVELANINCPGQIVVSGTKAGVAAVAERVKEAGGKRAITLEVSGPFHSSLMKEAADKLSGKLETVKFAEAQIPVVTNVTAKPVREGSEIRQLLVEQVYSPVLWEDSVAWLLEQGVDTFVEFGPGSVLTGLVKKIDKTVKLYNMSSLESFASIIEALEAR from the coding sequence ATGGGCAAAACGGCATTTATATTTCCCGGTCAGGGTTCACAAGCTGTAGGTATGGCTAAAGATGCTTATGAAGCAGTTCCAGCTGCAACAGAAGTATTCCGTAAAGCGGACGAACGTTTGGGTTTCGCGCTAAGCACACTGATATTTGAAGGGCCTGACACAGCCTTGAAGCAAACATCCAATACGCAGCCTGCACTGTTAACGGCGAGCATTGCGTTGTATGAAGCGTTCAAGGAAAAGGGCATCCGCCCTGATTATGTGGCTGGGCACAGTCTAGGAGAATACAGTGCGCTAGTGGCTTCCGGTGTTCTCACATTTGAGGATGCAGTTGAGACTGTTCGTGCACGTGGTCAGTTTATGGAGCAGGCCATTCCTGATGGACAAGGCGGGATGGCTGCTGTGCTGGGAGCTGATCGTGAAGCATTGGCAGCATTGTGCCGTGATATTACGGAGTCTGGCCAACTGGTTGAATTGGCCAACATCAACTGTCCCGGACAGATTGTTGTATCCGGTACAAAGGCGGGCGTAGCTGCCGTCGCTGAACGTGTGAAGGAAGCAGGCGGTAAGCGTGCTATTACTTTGGAGGTCAGCGGACCTTTTCATTCGTCATTGATGAAGGAAGCGGCGGACAAGCTCTCCGGTAAATTGGAGACTGTGAAATTTGCTGAAGCCCAGATTCCGGTTGTGACCAATGTGACAGCAAAACCTGTACGTGAGGGAAGTGAAATTCGCCAACTGTTGGTGGAACAGGTCTATTCTCCGGTACTATGGGAAGACAGCGTAGCATGGTTACTGGAACAAGGTGTGGACACCTTTGTTGAGTTTGGACCGGGAAGTGTTTTGACCGGACTGGTTAAAAAGATTGACAAAACGGTTAAGCTGTATAACATGAGTAGCCTGGAGTCGTTTGCTTCTATAATAGAAGCCCTGGAAGCCCGCTAA
- the fabG gene encoding 3-oxoacyl-[acyl-carrier-protein] reductase yields the protein MSKPLSGKTALVTGASRGIGRSIALALAEAGANVAVNYAGSEAAATEVAELIRAKGVEAITVQANVGRAEEADQLIKDVIGAWGKIDILVNNAGITRDNLIMRMKEEEFDQVIETNLKGVFNCLKAATRPMMKQRSGRIINISSVVGVLGNAGQANYVAAKAGVIGLTKSSARELASRGITVNCVAPGFIDTEMTQVLADDLRDNMLSGIPLARLGRPEEIADVVLFLASDASSYMTGQTLHVDGGMYM from the coding sequence ATGTCTAAGCCATTGAGTGGAAAAACAGCGCTGGTTACGGGAGCGTCGCGCGGAATTGGCCGTAGTATCGCACTGGCGCTGGCTGAAGCAGGGGCTAATGTCGCAGTAAATTATGCTGGTAGCGAAGCGGCTGCGACTGAGGTAGCAGAGCTGATTCGTGCCAAAGGTGTAGAAGCTATTACAGTTCAGGCTAATGTGGGACGTGCTGAAGAAGCTGATCAGTTGATCAAGGATGTAATTGGCGCTTGGGGCAAGATTGATATCCTGGTGAATAATGCTGGCATAACAAGAGATAATTTAATCATGCGGATGAAAGAAGAGGAATTCGATCAGGTGATCGAAACGAATCTTAAGGGTGTGTTTAATTGTCTCAAGGCGGCCACACGCCCAATGATGAAGCAGCGTTCTGGACGAATTATCAATATCTCTTCCGTTGTTGGTGTACTTGGTAACGCAGGACAAGCCAACTATGTCGCTGCTAAAGCGGGAGTGATTGGTCTTACTAAATCCTCTGCTAGAGAGCTTGCCTCAAGAGGAATTACAGTGAACTGTGTGGCTCCTGGATTCATTGATACTGAAATGACACAGGTGCTGGCTGATGATTTGCGTGACAATATGCTTAGCGGTATTCCGCTGGCCCGTCTTGGACGGCCTGAGGAAATTGCAGATGTGGTGCTATTCTTGGCCTCGGATGCTTCCTCATATATGACGGGCCAGACTTTGCATGTGGATGGCGGCATGTATATGTAG
- a CDS encoding acyl carrier protein, with amino-acid sequence MSDVLERVKRIVVDRLGADEAEVTLEASFKDDLGADSLDVVELVMELEDEFDMEISDEDAEKITTVGEVVKYIQSHT; translated from the coding sequence ATGTCCGATGTATTGGAGCGCGTAAAACGCATTGTCGTTGACCGTTTGGGAGCCGACGAAGCCGAAGTTACACTTGAAGCATCTTTTAAAGATGATTTAGGCGCTGATTCTCTCGATGTAGTTGAATTGGTTATGGAATTGGAAGATGAGTTTGATATGGAAATCTCTGATGAAGATGCAGAGAAAATTACAACTGTAGGTGAAGTTGTGAAGTACATACAATCTCATACCTAA
- the fabF gene encoding beta-ketoacyl-ACP synthase II — protein MKQRVVITGMGVITSLGQDLNTLWDNLMAGKSGISKIEAFDTSEYTTKIAASIKDFNPEDYIDRKDARKMDRFVQFAVAASKLALEDSKLVIGENVDAERVGVSVGSGIGGLGTWEDQHNALIEKGPKRVSPFFIPMMIANMGSGQVSISLGAKGPNTSPVTACATGSHAIGDSFRMIQRGDADAMICGGAEATIRPIGIAGFCSMRAMSTRNDEPEKASRPFDTERDGFVMGEGSGVLILESLDHALKRGAHIYGEVIGYGLSGDAHHMTEPDPEGAARCIRMAIRDAGLNPEDIDYINAHGTSTPVGDKSETEAVKKTLGEHAYKVAISSTKSMTGHLLGAAGGVEAVICGLALQHQTIPPTINLDNQDPACDLDYVPNKPRKAELNVVMSNSFGFGGHNATVILKKYEA, from the coding sequence TTGAAACAACGTGTTGTCATAACAGGAATGGGTGTAATCACTTCGCTGGGACAGGATTTGAACACACTATGGGATAATCTGATGGCTGGAAAATCTGGTATCAGTAAAATCGAAGCTTTTGATACAAGTGAATACACTACGAAAATAGCCGCTTCCATTAAAGATTTTAATCCAGAGGATTATATCGATCGTAAGGATGCGCGTAAAATGGACCGCTTTGTGCAGTTCGCGGTTGCTGCTAGTAAATTGGCGCTTGAGGACAGCAAACTCGTAATCGGAGAGAATGTGGATGCTGAGCGTGTTGGTGTATCTGTTGGTTCTGGTATTGGCGGATTGGGCACTTGGGAAGATCAGCATAATGCACTGATCGAAAAGGGACCTAAACGCGTAAGCCCTTTCTTCATTCCGATGATGATTGCTAATATGGGTTCCGGCCAAGTTTCGATCTCACTCGGTGCTAAGGGTCCCAATACATCGCCAGTTACAGCTTGTGCCACAGGTAGTCATGCTATCGGTGATTCCTTCCGCATGATTCAGCGCGGTGACGCTGACGCTATGATTTGCGGCGGTGCCGAAGCAACGATTCGTCCGATTGGTATTGCTGGATTTTGCTCCATGCGAGCGATGTCCACACGTAACGATGAGCCGGAAAAGGCAAGTCGTCCATTTGATACCGAACGGGACGGATTTGTTATGGGCGAAGGCTCTGGTGTACTGATTCTGGAATCGTTGGATCATGCTTTGAAGCGTGGTGCACATATTTACGGCGAAGTGATTGGCTATGGTCTTTCAGGCGATGCCCATCATATGACGGAGCCTGATCCAGAGGGAGCAGCACGCTGCATTAGAATGGCGATCCGTGATGCTGGATTGAATCCTGAAGATATCGATTATATCAATGCACATGGTACATCTACGCCGGTTGGTGACAAATCGGAGACGGAAGCAGTTAAGAAAACGCTTGGAGAGCATGCCTATAAGGTAGCGATCAGTTCAACCAAGTCGATGACAGGGCATCTTCTGGGTGCAGCGGGAGGCGTTGAAGCCGTAATTTGTGGTCTTGCGCTCCAACATCAGACAATTCCGCCAACAATTAATTTGGATAATCAAGACCCGGCTTGTGATCTTGATTATGTACCTAATAAGCCGAGAAAAGCGGAACTGAATGTGGTTATGTCCAATTCCTTTGGTTTTGGCGGTCACAATGCTACGGTTATTCTAAAAAAATATGAAGCGTAA